ATAACCTTAACTATTTCTTTTGCAAAAGTTTGAATGTATTCATCGGATATTATCGCCCGATAAATGTAATTCTCTAAAGATATTTCTATCGAATTTAAATCGTAAACATTTTGTAAATAATCGTTTATGTTTGTGTTAAATTTTCCAGGAATTGGCTGTTTGTAATATTCATACACTGAACTTTCAATATCTTTAAGGTAAGGAATAAGACTTGCGATAAAAATAGCATAATTACTTTTCCACTTATCGAGCACCGGACTAAGGTTGCCTCTACCGCTTATCTTGCCGCCCTTGGTTGGCATGGAAAGTACAAACGATAGAATCGCCGCAGACAAGGCTTTTTGCAATCTATCGGATTCCTTATCGCTATATTCGATGGCGTTATTTATTATTTTGTCCAGTTCCATTTATATCTGTAATTGATGGCGTTTTTGGCATCGTTGCGATTATCTCACTAACCTTATCCATTAAAATTTTATGCTTCTTTTCGCTCGTATAAAAGAAATATTTATCATCTTTCCGGGATAATTCGTCAAATATCCATCCGTAATTAGCATAAAGCACCTTTTGTTCCTTGGGTACAAAGTCAACAGTAAGTAAATATTGTATTTCAGCGTCAGTCTTTCCGTTAAATGGGAAAAACTCTTCCATCGTAAGGAATTTATTATAAGCATCCGGTTTGTCGGCGTAGAATATACGTGCCAAGTCTTTTTCACATTCTCTCTTTACAAATGAATCCGCACCGCCATCATGTATTAACTTAATATCAGTTAATATCTCGGTGATCCCCTTCATTTTAAAGTCCCGTGAGAATTTATACATTACAGTTAATCCATTAGACATGTTATAAATGTCAGCTATTGTCTTAACGATAAATTCCCATGTTCTGGCATACCCCTCAGCTAACGGATAAAGAGCGTCATAAATATTTTGAAGGTCTATATTTTTACCAGTTGCAGTTTCGGCTATTTCCTTTCTTGAATAAATTTGAGAATTATAAACAGCTTCATAAGATTGTGCGGTAAGGTCTTTAATGTATTCATGTTGGAATTTAACAATATCGACATCTGGGGATATTTGAACCATAAAATTATGAAGGTCTGGTATATCACCTCCACGATTTGGCATCGCCACCTTTATAGCGTGCTGAACCGACGTAGCAGATTGTAAACCAGTTCCTTTACAGTCAGGGCATACATCACCACTTGGCAGATACCCTTTATTGCAGTCTTTATTATTACAAGGAATACCAAAACTAATTTCTTTAGGAAAGCATAATAAAGCCATCGTAAGGTCAAGTTCAGAATTTGGCTTAATCATCTTTTCAAAGATAGGCATTGCATTGTCAATCTGTGAAACCTTAAGAACACCACGGGTAACGTCATCGCTCTTTTCACCAATAATTACTCCTGGAATATAGCCTTTTGTATGCGATGTCTCGGTTACATAATATTCTAATTCGCCAATTTTGGTTATTGGTTTTCCTTTGTGTATCTCTTTATCCCACTTTTCAACAGTCATAGAACCGTCGGTAAAAAATCCGATCCAGCGGTCAACCGATTTTTCCGTGTATTTAGTTTGACCTTTACATATTACATAATCAAGTACGTGTTTATCGTAATTAATATCAAGCACTTCCTCGGCGGAATATACTACTGGATATGGAGTTACATTATTACCCCAATTAATAATCATAAATGAATTTGGGTCTAAATTATTTAATCTTATATATTCTTCATTTAAATAAGCGTCAACCGATTTACTCCCGTAGAATTTATTTATAAATCCGTTAAGTTTATTTGTTTGCTCCTGGTCATCGTAACGGATAATCCTTTGGATGTTATTTGCTCTTGGTACTTTATATTGAGGTGATATAAGATTGTTTGAGGCAGTTTTAGTAATGTGTTTGGTTATTTTTTTACGCTGATTGAAGAGTTCCGGTGTTTCTATTCCCGCTACCTCGGTTAACATTTCATCCATACCCTCACCAGTAATAATAGTAAAGTATAATTTGGCTAATTGAACCGAACGGTCGTAGTTTTTGTGTCTTTTACCTTCTAAAACTGGTTTAAAAACATCTTTATTTTTTTTCATATCAAATTTTTTACAAAATTACAACATTTTCATAGAATATGTATAATCTTCAAAGTATTTTATAAAAAGTTCACAAATAAAATAATCAAAAGTATCCGAAAAATGACCCAATTCTTCAAAAATAAGCCCCGTAACTTGGTCTTTTACTCTTTTCTTATATTTCCTTACCGAAGGAACGTCGCCCATTGTAACGTCTTCTAATACGCCTTGAAGGTCGTCTATCATAAACATATTATTAGGATTAATAGCCAAATTTATGTCTGGATAACCTCCCGCCAAAATTCTGTTGATAAAATCTTTCCTTTGACCTACCGGAGGGTTTGAAGCTGGCACTCGCCACGAATAATTTCTTAAATATCTTTGTAACTCTTTTTCGATTATATCATAATTATGATAATGACTTTCAGTTCTTTTTTGACGACCAGAAGCATCGCCATATATATAAAGTATCTGATTATGGTTTTCTAAAAACATTTCATACTTATCTAAAAATGCCTTACAAGCATATTCAGTTTCGTTATCAGGAGGTTTAAGCGCCATTTCGTCAATATTATTGACATGATAAATATTATCAATCTTAATAACCTGCCAAACTGAAATAGAAAGATACGGAAGCCTGTTAAAGTCAAAAGAAATATGTAAAGGCATATTAGGCATTATATCACGTTCCATTACATGTAATTTGTAGTTGAATCTTGGGTAAAACTCAAGTCCGGTAACCATTCTTCCCCATTCGCCATCCACCATAATACGATACATGTTTTCGTTGGTAGAGTAACGTTCCTTCATTCTGTCCTCATAGCCTTCGCCTCTAAAGATATTGTGCTTATAGTTTGACCAAATCACAAACATATCTTTCGTTTGCTTGTCTATAAGGTTCTTTTTAAGCCAATGGGTTTCAGAAATAGGGTTAAAAGCTAATATTATCTGTTTATAATACTTACTATCACCTCTTAAACGTGCAACAGCCTGGTTTAAGTCTTCTTCATCAAAGTCGGTTGCTTCCTCAAAGAAAATACAGGCTACATTAAAGATAGATTTTAATTTTTCCGGTTCGTCAAGTCCAGAACAGATAATTACATTGCCGTTATCAAAATTTATTTCATGCTTCGTATTATTTATCGAAACTCTACTTCTAACTCCCCATAGGTCAATAATATGTATAAATAAATCCCATATTGAATGGTCTATGGTGGTTTTGAATTTCCTTAACGCTAAGAATTTATGAGCTTCTTTATCCTCTGATAATGCACGATATACAATCTTTTGTTGAATAGAGTATGATTTTCCAGAACCCCCACCGCCCCATGCAACGATGTAGAATTTTTTAGTATCAAAAATGCCCTGGAAATGAGGGTTATACTGAATATTCATGCAGGTATATAAATACGAAGCAAAATTACGTATAATTATTTTACAAAAAAAATAAAAATTAAGTGTTTTACGTATTGATAGTTTAAAAAGTATTTGTACCTTTGTATCGAAATAAAAATCACATTCTTTTATGTAGGGTTTGTATGAAAAAATACATTCTCTTTTTGCGAAAATTATTAACCTTAAATATAATCAAATGCAAATCAACGAAGAAATTTCAGTAAGATGGCGACATTACGTTGCCAAAAAAGTAACGCAATGTATTGTTAATATATCGGATAAAGAACATGTAGCATATGCTAAATGTTCCGACATGGATACATTCTCTAAAAAGAAAGGGAGGAAGGTGTCCCTAACAAGAGCTTTATCGTTTTTGGAATCAAAAAGCGACAGGCGGTTAATTTGGTACACATTAAGAGAAAAAGGAGTAAAAATTTAAAAATCATAAAAATGAACTTAAACGAATTAGTAGGCAAAAGAGTTTTGGTATCCGAAAAACCATATGGTTTTAGCCAACAATCCAGAACTGTAAAGGAGTTGAAAGTATTAGAATTAGCCCCAACTGGTAATTGGGTTAAAGTAATGAATGATGATGGTAGAAAATATTGGCTACATTATTCAGACATAAATGTAATAGAAGTTTTATCAGGTTTAGAACCTAATCCAAACAAAACCTCCAAATAATAATGTGGAAAATATTTCGTAGACGTATTCGTAAAAAAAATGATTTAGTTGTTGCTGAGTGGACTGGTGAAAGATGGATTTACCCCGCAAATGCCTCCGAGGGAAAATTAACTATTGAATCATTAACCAAACTTGAAATTTCTAAAACCAGAACTAAAGTAAATGAAATATGTGCCAAACAGTAGTTATAAAAAGCAAAAATATTGAAATAAAATCCGCCAAAGAGCTATCCAAAATTTATCCTACAATAGATTTTGTTGGCGATAGAAATTTTCGTGGGTTTTGTCTGGGCGATTGTTTTTGTAGAATCGACCTTGCTAAAACATTTCAGATGAACAACATTAAATTTGAACAAAAAGGGAATCAATTTATAATCGAATAGTTATGAATGAAGAAATTTTAAAATCATCAATAGAAAAATTAGGCGATAAGGCTATGTTAATAGGGTGCGCCGACGCAGCTTATATCCTAACCACACTTTACGCAGCTATGGATTCAGGAATTACCGATTCTCTTGCTATTTGGGTAAAGAAATTTAACGACGTAGTACAGGAGGAAGATGAAAATTTTAACACTAAAAAATTAAATTAATGACAGATTTAGAAAAATTTATAGAGCTGTACCGTTCCGTAGGAATTGAATTGGAGGTTAAGCAGGAAGAGTTTAAATTGCAAACGATATATTTGCATCCAACATTCGATAATGACTCCAAACTCGATGGGGTTAACGGATGCTTTAGCTCGATTACATTCGACAAAGACGGTAAATTTGTAATGCAAGGATTTTGGGATGATTAAAATCAGTAAAAAACAAGCCGAAAAAAATAAAAAGCTTGAAAAAATTAAGGAAAAGCTTCCTAAAGTTTGTGTAATTTGCGGAAACCCAGGAAATGATTTAGCCCATTTACTTAACAAACAATTATTTCCAGAACATTACACCGAGCCTAAAAATTTAGTAATATTATGTCGTGATTGCCATGTCTTATACGATAATACTATTGAATTTAGGACGAGGCAAGTAAAACTTTTTGAACAGGTATCTAAATTTGATTTAATGGCCGCAAGGAGGTGGTTTAAAAGGTTATGAAAGAAGCGTTAAAAGACTTAAAATCCGCTGAAGAGCAAATAAAATCCATAGATGACTTTTTAAAAGAATTTAAACCTAAAATTAAAACGCCATCAGATAGGGTTTGGTATAATTTATTAAGCCGTTCGCTTGACTACAATAAAGCATTTTTAAAACTAATTTATACACTAATAAAATGAAAAAGATAAAAGATTTAATTCCGGGAGATATTATAGAATCTCCATGGACAGGAAAAGAAGTAGAAATTGACAGGGTTGTTACTCCAAAAGAGCCATATTTTGAAGGCGAAGTTGTTTTAATGTTTACTGATAGGGACAATTGGAGTGTTGGTGGAGAACTTGAAATTGAAGTAATCAGAAACGTTTATGAAAGTGGTGAAAAACGCAAAACCGGAAGCGATGAGTGAAAACGTTAAATATTATTTTAAAAAAGATTGCACCGAACGATGCCCTCATATAAAAGATGGACCCGATATTGGTTCAGTATTTTGCTTATATATTTGCAAATATAATATAAAGAAAGATCGTGATTCCGGCTGGATTATCTGTGAAAGGCTAAACGAAGAGGTTTGGCGTAAAAAATCAGCAGAACTTATTATTAAATTGCATAGAGAAAGATCAATATCAGATTTAAGTGGAAATATATTATGGGATCGTATTAAAAAAAATAAAACCTTTTCCATAAACTTAACCGATCTTATTGAAACGTGTAAAAAAGCAAATAATAGTTTTAAATTATTAAATCAAACTTTAAACAAAATGAAAAAAGAAAACATTCCAATTGAAATCCCTAAAGGGTACGTACCTGAAATAAAGGACGGAAAAGTAACATTAGTCTATAAAGGCAATCCATTGGACGAGATGCCTAAAAATTGGGAGGAGTTAGGAAGAATTGGCGGTGAATACATAAAACATGACTCGATTATTCATATATTACAACATAACGAGCTCGCTTTACCAAATAATAAAAATATTATTCCAAGGGGTTTAGGTGAACCTATACTTGCGCTTATTCAACTTTTACAATTAAGAAACAGGACGTGGGAGGTAACGAATAGCAAGCCAACGTGTGATTGTCCTTGGGTTATAACATATAATGGCTTAAGTGATACACTTGAGCGTTTTACATCATCCACAAACCATTCTATGAAGTTTTCATCAGAAGTGGTTGCTTTGAAATTTTTAGAGTATCATAAAGACCTTCTTTGGGAAGCCAGAGAACTTCTATAAAATCCGGGTGGCAACGAGTACGTGGAGTACAGGTTAGTATAAGTCTAATCTAAAGGGTCCGATTCCCAGCCACCCACAAAATTTTAAACGATGAAAAAAAAACGTAAATTAAAACACTTCTTAGTTGATAAGGGCGACAAACTAATAGCCCGTAAAACAAACAGAAACTCACCGTGCCGTTGCGGAAGTGGGTTAAAATCTAAAAATTGTTGTGGGTGTGAGACGACTTATCTTAAAAAAGCTAATAAGGTAATTAAAAAATTTAATTCATCTATGGGAGTTTGCACCGGAAAAACCGAATCTGGACTTAAAAAAATATTAGAAACATTATAAAAAATGACAAATATAACTAAATCGCAAATACAAAAAATTTCATTCTTAAATGAATGTTTAAAATCCAGTAAGTCTGAAAAGATTGTAATGGGAGTTATTGGTAGTATTAAATCTTATAGCCCTAAAATGATATTTAGTTGGAAATACATATTTGAAAACAGTAAATTAAAAAACCCATTAGAATAATGAACGCAAAAAAAGAGCTCTTAGATATAATAAAAGAAACATCAAAACTAAAATGTGCGATTATCCTATTAGGAGAATGCCCGATTAAAAAAGAAATTATTTTAAAAGTTGGATATTCAAATTACGAATATACTGAATTTTTAAAACAATTAGATTTTGAATATGATTCAGGATTTGGAACTCAGGAATTATTCGGAACGCTATGGTTGGAAGATGGTTCTTGGTGTGTCCGTGGCGAGTATGATGGTTCGGAATGGTGGCAAAATGAGCGATACCCTCCTATACCCTTAATACTAAACAACCCTCAACGTAATAGTTGGATTAAAGAATTAAAAAAATGGACTTTTTATTAAATAATTATGGAATACGAAAACATTGAACAGGTTAGCCAAATAACTCAACAGATTAAAGGACTTCAGAATAATTTAAACTCCCTAAATGATAATCCAGACGTAGTAATTAGATTTATACACGGAGGTATTATTTATACAATCGGTACAGACACTGATAGTGAGCATGAGTATAGTGAAAATGCTATAAAACTAATTAGTGATATTAAAACTGATTTACAAAGGAGAATTGATAATTTAAAATTAATGTTAAAAATTCTATGATAATAGAAGAAGCTTATTTGGTAGGAGTACATAGATACTAATTCAGAGCCGGGGAACCGGGAAGAATAATTGGAGTTGACATTGTAACTACGGCGAGTGGTAAGACAAGACCGTGTTACCACGTAAAATTTAGCGACGGGGACGAAGACTGGATTATAATAGAAAATGGAAGTTATAAGATAATTAGTTTTAAAGATATTTTAGCAGGGAATATACCAAATATAACAGAATAATTACATGATTAATATCGTGCCGAGTATATGAAATGTAGGCGACTACAAATACAATTTGCCCGACATCAGGAAAAAGGTAGATTAAGTGGAATAACGGCTAAAACAGCACTTACTCGCCTATATTTTATATACTGTGTTAGCCACCGTTTTTATTATGTCAGATGTTGAATTTAAAGAATTGAAGTACGGGTTTAAATATGGTGATGCTACTATTGAACGCCATATATCCGATGAAAAGAAAGGCTGGGTTGTTTTAGGATTAGAGACTTCTAAACGCAGGCTTCAAATATATGTTACCAAAACAGGAAAGGTTAGAATACACGATGAAGATGGAAAAGAATGGCTTCCTTCAAATGGTGGCTATCTTACCGGTAAACGACCTAAAAGAGCACGAAGAATCAACTACGTGTGAGTGCGGAAAATTAATAAAACATGAATAATTATGGAAACATCAGAATTATTACAAGAGTGCAAATTACAACTTGAATATCTAAACGAAAAGTTTGGACAAACCGGAACAACTAATTCGCTATTGGCTAAGATTGATAAAAAATTAAACCAACCAAGGGGGCATAGCAAAAGAGAGTTATTACTTCACAGAATGAGTGATTGGCTTATGATAAACACACCACTTGACGTCGAAGAAATAGTTGATTTTTGCGAATACTTTAAAAGCCGTTGATAAATAATAAATATGAAACTTACAGAATAGGAAAAAAAAGAACGTGAATATCTATACATAGCGTTTTGCGTATATGAGAAGTGGCACTTGCAAGAACTTGAAATTTAGCACAAAACTATCCGTGCCATTGCTTATACACGGTGTTAGCCACAGTT
Above is a window of Candidatus Margulisiibacteriota bacterium DNA encoding:
- a CDS encoding PBSX family phage terminase large subunit; the protein is MNIQYNPHFQGIFDTKKFYIVAWGGGGSGKSYSIQQKIVYRALSEDKEAHKFLALRKFKTTIDHSIWDLFIHIIDLWGVRSRVSINNTKHEINFDNGNVIICSGLDEPEKLKSIFNVACIFFEEATDFDEEDLNQAVARLRGDSKYYKQIILAFNPISETHWLKKNLIDKQTKDMFVIWSNYKHNIFRGEGYEDRMKERYSTNENMYRIMVDGEWGRMVTGLEFYPRFNYKLHVMERDIMPNMPLHISFDFNRLPYLSISVWQVIKIDNIYHVNNIDEMALKPPDNETEYACKAFLDKYEMFLENHNQILYIYGDASGRQKRTESHYHNYDIIEKELQRYLRNYSWRVPASNPPVGQRKDFINRILAGGYPDINLAINPNNMFMIDDLQGVLEDVTMGDVPSVRKYKKRVKDQVTGLIFEELGHFSDTFDYFICELFIKYFEDYTYSMKML
- a CDS encoding SEC-C metal-binding domain-containing protein, which encodes MKKKRKLKHFLVDKGDKLIARKTNRNSPCRCGSGLKSKNCCGCETTYLKKANKVIKKFNSSMGVCTGKTESGLKKILETL